Proteins from a genomic interval of Pseudomonas silesiensis:
- a CDS encoding flavin reductase family protein: MLNAIQSSSTPAVIPPTVATADFCKGMRHLAGACVVIASGSDSERAGLTATAVCSITADPPRLLICVNRNVRAHEVIQRAGAFSINVLAHDQEFIAKRFAGMIEGVSGEERFAEGCWESGVTGVPLLEDALVSFECRLEQVIPASTHDMFIGEVVGVRGLQEQDGPLVYFNSRFAALK; the protein is encoded by the coding sequence ATGTTAAACGCCATTCAATCAAGTAGTACGCCAGCAGTGATTCCGCCAACGGTGGCCACCGCTGATTTCTGTAAGGGCATGCGCCATCTGGCCGGGGCCTGTGTGGTGATCGCCAGCGGCAGTGACAGCGAGAGAGCCGGACTGACGGCGACGGCTGTGTGTTCGATCACTGCCGACCCGCCGCGGTTGCTGATCTGCGTGAACCGTAATGTCCGGGCGCACGAAGTGATTCAGCGCGCCGGCGCTTTCAGCATCAATGTGCTGGCCCATGACCAGGAGTTCATTGCCAAACGCTTTGCCGGAATGATCGAAGGGGTCAGCGGCGAGGAGCGCTTTGCAGAAGGCTGCTGGGAGTCGGGAGTCACCGGCGTGCCTTTGCTCGAAGACGCGCTGGTGAGTTTCGAGTGCCGGTTGGAGCAGGTCATCCCGGCCAGCACCCACGACATGTTTATCGGAGAAGTCGTCGGTGTCCGCGGCCTGCAAGAGCAGGACGGCCCCTTGGTGTATTTCAACAGCAGGTTCGCTGCGCTCAAGTGA
- a CDS encoding VOC family protein, translating into MAEIHSLAYAGFGVSDLDKWQWLATDIIGMQVAHRDEQGLTLRMDEYAQRFFLEKNPIDDILVAGWQFRSEQELESYVRELREKEVPVEVLSREMLQRRKVEKAYSVEDPNGFTHEFFFGHSEAGLNDAFRSKVLKGSFVTGDLGIGHLLPFAKNGPQTVSFYQDVLKLRVSDYIREEVQPGIVVDATFFHTATGRHHSIATAQAPSPKVLNHFMVQVQNMDDVGLAYDRCIKAGIPIILELGHHPNDRTFSFYAQTPSGFNFEMGWGGVVIDDRHWEVKAFNKMSDWGHKRNIVL; encoded by the coding sequence ACCTTGATAAGTGGCAATGGCTGGCCACCGACATCATCGGCATGCAAGTGGCCCATCGCGATGAGCAGGGGTTGACCTTGCGCATGGATGAATACGCCCAGCGATTCTTCCTGGAAAAGAATCCGATCGACGACATCCTGGTGGCGGGCTGGCAATTTCGCAGCGAACAGGAACTTGAGAGTTATGTCCGCGAGCTGCGTGAAAAAGAGGTTCCGGTCGAAGTGCTGTCCAGGGAGATGCTGCAGCGACGCAAGGTAGAGAAGGCGTACAGCGTCGAGGACCCGAACGGTTTCACTCACGAGTTTTTCTTCGGCCACAGCGAAGCAGGCCTGAACGACGCGTTTCGTTCGAAAGTGCTCAAGGGCAGCTTTGTCACCGGCGATCTGGGCATCGGCCATCTCCTGCCGTTCGCCAAGAACGGGCCGCAAACCGTGAGCTTTTACCAGGATGTGTTGAAGCTGCGAGTCAGCGATTACATCCGTGAGGAAGTGCAACCGGGCATCGTGGTGGACGCCACGTTCTTCCACACCGCAACGGGCCGTCACCATTCCATCGCCACGGCACAGGCGCCCAGCCCCAAGGTGCTCAACCACTTCATGGTCCAGGTGCAGAACATGGACGACGTCGGCCTGGCCTACGACCGCTGCATCAAGGCGGGCATCCCGATCATTCTCGAACTCGGTCATCACCCGAACGACAGGACCTTTTCTTTCTATGCCCAGACCCCTTCGGGGTTCAACTTCGAAATGGGTTGGGGCGGGGTCGTCATCGACGACCGGCATTGGGAAGTGAAGGCGTTCAACAAAATGAGCGACTGGGGTCACAAACGCAACATCGTTCTCTGA